One region of Olleya sp. Hel_I_94 genomic DNA includes:
- the murC gene encoding UDP-N-acetylmuramate--L-alanine ligase: protein MNLNKIHNIYFIGIGGIGMSAIARYFSANGKQVGGYDKTKTDITDSLVALGISVTFKDDISNLDSHYLNPETTLIVYTPAVPKNHVQLNYFLDNTFKVLKRSEVLGLITEHSFCLAVAGTHGKTTTTSILGHLLNECGVKLTAFLGGISENYNSNLILNGDKVSVVEADEFDRSFLTLSPDMACITSMDADHLDIYGDASELIKTFEDFTKKLKPNGKLFVKNGLPLNGITYGIEDNADYSAQNITIKDGTYIFDVKTPKTVLKQFKFNLPGRHNLSNALVALAMSLEYGLPHDQLIKALASYKGVKRRFTYQIKTDDIVFIDDYAHHPEEINAVHQAVREMYPNDKVVAVFQPHLFSRTKDFAQDFAKSLAQFDQILLLDIYPARELPIEGVTSDWLLGMIDNKNKKIVTKQTMIQHIKASNARIVLTIGAGDIGAEVSKIKKELLNES from the coding sequence ATGAACTTAAATAAAATACATAACATCTATTTTATCGGTATTGGAGGTATTGGTATGTCTGCTATTGCGCGTTATTTTAGTGCTAATGGTAAACAGGTTGGTGGTTATGATAAGACAAAAACAGATATTACAGATAGTTTAGTTGCTTTAGGTATTTCTGTAACTTTCAAAGACGATATTAGTAATTTAGATTCTCATTATTTAAATCCAGAAACAACTTTAATAGTTTATACACCTGCAGTGCCTAAAAACCATGTGCAATTAAATTATTTTTTAGATAATACATTTAAAGTGCTTAAGCGATCTGAGGTTTTAGGTTTAATTACAGAGCATTCGTTTTGTTTAGCAGTTGCTGGTACACACGGTAAAACAACTACAACAAGTATATTAGGGCATTTACTAAATGAGTGTGGCGTAAAGTTAACTGCGTTTTTAGGTGGTATAAGTGAGAATTATAATTCTAATCTTATATTAAATGGTGATAAAGTAAGCGTTGTAGAAGCAGATGAGTTTGATAGATCCTTCCTTACTTTAAGTCCAGATATGGCATGTATTACATCCATGGATGCAGATCATTTAGATATATATGGTGACGCTTCAGAGTTAATAAAAACGTTTGAAGATTTCACTAAAAAGCTAAAACCTAACGGTAAATTGTTTGTTAAAAACGGATTGCCATTAAATGGAATTACCTACGGTATTGAAGACAACGCAGACTATTCTGCACAAAATATAACCATTAAAGATGGTACTTATATTTTTGATGTTAAAACGCCAAAAACGGTACTAAAGCAATTTAAATTTAATCTACCTGGTAGACATAATTTGTCAAATGCTTTAGTTGCTTTAGCAATGTCATTAGAGTATGGATTGCCTCATGACCAACTTATAAAAGCATTAGCATCTTATAAAGGGGTTAAGCGCAGATTTACATATCAAATTAAGACAGATGACATCGTTTTTATAGATGACTATGCGCATCATCCAGAAGAGATAAATGCTGTACATCAAGCAGTCAGAGAGATGTATCCAAATGATAAGGTTGTTGCAGTGTTTCAGCCTCATCTTTTTTCAAGAACTAAAGATTTTGCGCAAGACTTTGCAAAAAGTTTAGCGCAGTTTGATCAAATCTTGCTTTTAGATATCTATCCAGCAAGAGAATTACCAATAGAAGGCGTAACGTCGGACTGGTTATTAGGTATGATTGACAATAAAAACAAAAAAATAGTTACTAAACAAACAATGATTCAGCATATTAAAGCAAGTAATGCTAGAATAGTGTTGACCATTGGAGCAGGAGATATTGGTGCAGAAGTATCAAAAATTAAAAAAGAATTATTAAATGAAAGCTAA
- the ftsA gene encoding cell division protein FtsA: MEQNIAVGLDIGTTKIVAMIGRKNEYGKVEILGIGKSKSLGVHRGVVNNITQTIQSIQLAINEAEAAAATKIEGVTVGIAGQHIRSLQHSDYITRPNSETVIDEEDIERLINQVHKLVMLPGEEIIHVLPQEYKIDGQAEIKEPIGMYGGRLEANFHVVVGQVSSIRNIGRCVQSAGLALEGITLEPLASANAVLSQEEKEAGVALIDIGGGTTDLAIFRDGIIRHTAVIPFGGNVITEDIKEGCSIIEKQAELLKIKFGSTWPGENKDNEIVSIPGLRGRDPKEITLKNLSKIIHARVVEIIEQVYVEIKNYGHEEQKKKLIAGIVLTGGGSQLKHLKQLVEYITGMDTRIGYPNEHLAGDSDDAITSPLFATAVGLVMDGLKRQDRKKAEAVIEEEIQAQEIANEEVPEVEKIEPPKKQRKSFLDTLTERVKDFLDNAE, from the coding sequence ATGGAACAAAACATTGCAGTAGGATTAGACATAGGAACCACAAAAATTGTGGCTATGATTGGTCGTAAAAACGAATATGGTAAAGTCGAAATTTTAGGCATAGGTAAGTCTAAAAGCTTGGGTGTGCATCGTGGTGTAGTAAATAACATAACACAAACCATACAATCTATACAGTTAGCCATTAACGAGGCAGAAGCTGCAGCAGCAACAAAAATTGAAGGTGTTACAGTAGGTATTGCAGGACAACATATTAGAAGTTTACAACATAGCGATTATATCACTAGACCAAACAGCGAGACTGTTATTGACGAGGAGGATATAGAGCGTTTAATCAATCAAGTACACAAATTGGTAATGCTACCAGGAGAAGAAATTATCCATGTGTTACCTCAAGAATATAAAATTGACGGTCAAGCCGAAATTAAAGAGCCTATCGGTATGTATGGAGGTCGTTTAGAGGCCAACTTTCATGTTGTTGTAGGTCAAGTATCTTCTATCCGAAACATTGGACGATGCGTGCAAAGTGCTGGATTAGCATTAGAAGGAATTACTTTAGAGCCTCTAGCTAGTGCCAATGCAGTATTAAGTCAAGAAGAAAAAGAAGCAGGAGTAGCATTAATCGATATAGGAGGTGGTACAACAGACTTAGCTATTTTTAGAGACGGAATCATACGTCATACAGCAGTTATTCCTTTTGGAGGAAATGTAATAACAGAGGATATAAAAGAAGGTTGTTCTATTATTGAAAAACAAGCCGAACTTTTAAAAATAAAATTTGGTAGTACTTGGCCAGGAGAAAATAAAGACAATGAAATTGTCTCAATTCCAGGATTAAGAGGACGTGATCCTAAAGAGATAACTTTAAAAAACTTATCTAAAATAATCCATGCAAGAGTTGTAGAGATTATTGAGCAAGTGTACGTTGAGATCAAAAATTACGGTCACGAAGAACAAAAAAAGAAACTAATCGCAGGAATCGTTTTAACAGGTGGAGGAAGCCAGTTAAAACATTTAAAGCAACTGGTAGAATATATAACAGGTATGGATACCAGAATAGGCTATCCAAACGAGCATCTTGCAGGAGATAGTGATGACGCAATAACCAGTCCTTTATTTGCAACAGCAGTAGGATTAGTTATGGACGGATTAAAACGTCAAGACCGCAAAAAAGCAGAAGCAGTGATTGAAGAAGAAATTCAAGCACAAGAAATTGCAAACGAAGAAGTGCCAGAAGTAGAAAAAATTGAACCACCTAAAAAACAACGCAAGTCGTTTTTAGATACGTTAACAGAAAGAGTAAAAGACTTTTTGGATAACGCAGAATAA
- a CDS encoding cell division protein FtsQ/DivIB: MKANWSYIKMGLLLGLVVFLYAFSSARSGKRLVSKPNIEFIGNKNLFITHEDVSKLLIQNQQSVTNKSKEILDLNLLETTLNANPIVEFADVYVSVTGKLTAKVKQKTPIARVVTDASFYVDSNGGYMPLSNNYTERVPMVTGFVNKKDLEKVYTIATKIQEDTFLKTHVVQIHQNKNSTINLKLRQCNFVVKLGSLEQLDKKINNLKAFYLKATKDKALDNYSIVNLQFGNQVVCTKA; the protein is encoded by the coding sequence ATGAAAGCTAATTGGAGCTATATAAAAATGGGATTACTACTAGGTTTAGTAGTATTTTTGTATGCCTTCTCTTCAGCAAGAAGTGGTAAAAGATTAGTGTCAAAACCTAACATAGAATTTATAGGAAATAAAAACCTATTTATCACGCATGAAGATGTTAGTAAGTTGTTAATACAAAATCAACAAAGTGTAACCAACAAGTCCAAAGAAATTTTAGATTTGAATTTGTTAGAGACAACCCTAAATGCAAATCCAATTGTCGAGTTTGCAGATGTTTACGTTAGCGTGACAGGTAAGTTAACAGCCAAAGTAAAACAAAAAACGCCTATTGCCAGAGTGGTAACAGACGCATCTTTTTATGTAGATAGCAATGGTGGCTACATGCCACTATCAAATAACTACACAGAGCGTGTACCAATGGTAACTGGTTTTGTCAATAAAAAAGATTTAGAAAAGGTTTATACCATAGCAACAAAAATTCAGGAAGACACGTTTTTGAAGACGCATGTGGTGCAAATTCATCAAAATAAAAACAGTACAATTAATCTTAAGTTAAGACAGTGTAATTTTGTAGTCAAATTAGGCAGTTTAGAACAATTGGACAAAAAAATTAATAATCTAAAGGCTTTTTACTTAAAGGCTACAAAAGATAAAGCTTTAGATAATTACAGTATAGTAAACTTACAATTTGGTAATCAAGTTGTATGCACAAAAGCATAA